The Chryseobacterium sp. JV274 sequence CTTCTGCCAGCTTCAGTGGAGAATTTCTGCAAAGTGATGGGATTTACAGATTTCGGTATGCCAAGAAATATCCTGATGGACAGCAGGCTTATGATACGATTGCAAAGAGGCAGGACTCAGATATCAAAGCGAAACGTTTTGAAACTTCGTTAAACGGAACTTTAAATAACGGAAGCTGGAATGTAAGAGGCTATGGTTATATTTCAGACCGTGGAATGCCGGCTCCTATTGTGAATGGCCGTTTTGGAGGAAGAGGAGCAAGACTTTCTGATGAAAATTATTTCGTGCAGGCCAATCTTCGGAAAAAACTGTTTCCCAGATTTGAAACTCAGCTGAAAGCAAAGTTTGCCTACGATTACACTCATTTTATGGATACTGTTCGCTCACAGTCTATTATTCATACCGATAACACCTATATCCAACGAGAGCTCTATCTTTCCTCATCCAATATCTATTCTATCACATCCAATTGGGATGTCAGTCTGAGCGGGGATTTTCAGTACAATAATCTGGATGCCAATCTGGATAACTTTTCTTATCCTACACGTTACACTACATTGGTTGCATTGGCAACAACGTATCAGTGGAACAGATTCAAGATCCTGGGCAGCCTTTTAGGAACTTTTACTTTTGAAGAAGTAAGAAAAAATAAAAGACCCGGAGACAGCAGAGAATGGACCCCCGCTGTATTTATGAGCTACCAGCCTGAAATAATTCCTGAACTTACTTTAAGAGCTTTCTATAAAAGGATTTTCCGACTGCCAACCTTCAATGATCTGTATTACACTAATATCGGAAATACTTACCTGAAGCCGGAATTTACCAATCAGTATGATGTAGGATTTACGTATCAGAAGAATTATAAAAACCGATTCTTTACATCCTTTTATGCTAAAGTAGACGGTTATTACAACAAAGTACAGGATAAGATTGTTGCAGCCCCTAACGGAAGTATGTTCCGCTGGCTGATGATGAACCTTGGACGGGTTGAAATCATAGGTGCTGACGTGAATGTTCAGGCAGAAATGCAGTTAGGAAAAGTAAAACTGAGACCCTTGCTTTCCTACACTTACCAAAGTGCAAGAGATATGACAGATCCGGAGGATACATTCTACCGAAATCAGATTCCTTACACACCATGGCATAGTGGCTCCTTCACCCTGATGGCGGACTATAAAGACTGGAGTTTCAATTACAGTGCGATGTATGTAGGAGAAAGGTATGATGTGAACCAGGACAACATTCAATACAATTATGTACAGCCTTGGTATACCCATGATCTGTCTGTTCAGAAAAAATTCAACTGGGCGAATCATCAATTTAAAGTAAGCCTTGAGATGAATAATATTTTCAACCAATATTATGATGTAGTGATCAATTATCCGATGCCGGGCAGAAACTTTAAACTTATTCTAAACTTTACCTTATGAGAAAACTAAACTTTTACTTTTTATTTCTTGTCTTAGCTTTTCTTAGTTCATGCCGTACGGATGATATTATTGTCCGCCAGGAAGTGGTAGAGGGACTTCCATCAGAAAATACAGCAATCAAAGGTTTCTACATGCTGAATGAAGGAAATATGGGAAGCAACAAATGTACCTTGGACTTTTTTGATTATACCAAAGGAACCTATTACAGGAACATCTACGCGGAGATTAATCCGAATGTTGTAAAAGAGCTGGGAGATGTTGGAAATGATATTAAGATCTACGGAAGCAAGCTGTATATTGTTGTCAATGTTTCCAACAAGATTGAAGTGTTGGATGCCAAAACAGCCAAACGTATTACTTCTATTCCATTACAGAACTGCCGTTATTTAACCTTTAAAGGAGGGAAAGCTTATGCCAGCAGCTATGCAGGTC is a genomic window containing:
- a CDS encoding TonB-dependent receptor plug domain-containing protein: MAAKLTISAIHKAVFTILVLTFHLLSSQTKKDSVQEESIKGINLYKKNFKEILPAQTLQGEQLERLNSHSVADALRYFSGVQIKDYGGIGGLKTINVRSLGSQHVGVFYDGIQLGNAQNGLVDLGRYSLDDLEEISLYNGQKSEIFQPAKDFGSSGSIYLQPKTPVFKGIKKTNLVIRAKSASIDLFNPSFRLEQKISDRTSASFSGEFLQSDGIYRFRYAKKYPDGQQAYDTIAKRQDSDIKAKRFETSLNGTLNNGSWNVRGYGYISDRGMPAPIVNGRFGGRGARLSDENYFVQANLRKKLFPRFETQLKAKFAYDYTHFMDTVRSQSIIHTDNTYIQRELYLSSSNIYSITSNWDVSLSGDFQYNNLDANLDNFSYPTRYTTLVALATTYQWNRFKILGSLLGTFTFEEVRKNKRPGDSREWTPAVFMSYQPEIIPELTLRAFYKRIFRLPTFNDLYYTNIGNTYLKPEFTNQYDVGFTYQKNYKNRFFTSFYAKVDGYYNKVQDKIVAAPNGSMFRWLMMNLGRVEIIGADVNVQAEMQLGKVKLRPLLSYTYQSARDMTDPEDTFYRNQIPYTPWHSGSFTLMADYKDWSFNYSAMYVGERYDVNQDNIQYNYVQPWYTHDLSVQKKFNWANHQFKVSLEMNNIFNQYYDVVINYPMPGRNFKLILNFTL